Proteins from one Chroococcidiopsis sp. CCMEE 29 genomic window:
- a CDS encoding S-adenosylmethionine:tRNA ribosyltransferase-isomerase encodes MSIPFSFSLPPELSAKEPPERRGIARDQVRLMVINRDTYQVEHTRFDSLGKFLHPGDLLVFNTSRTLPAALDGCEAKSERCVEIRLAQHLPDNSWLALLLCQKGNPFSCGLRAGMQLDFGQGLIGSVYDRDRNIPRLWKIRFSKSGTELMDLLYRLGRPIRYEYVSAPWDLDYYQTVYAKEPGSAEMPSAGRAFTWKLLFDLKRQGVETAYIVLHTGLSSYMDDELDAQHPASEEEYFVSETAAQKINRTHQQGGRVIAVGTTVVRTLESVGDGAGKVDTGHGYTRLHITSNHKLKIVDGLLTGLHEPEASHLDLLTAFLPAEKIQSAYLEAVQQRYLWHEFGDLNLIL; translated from the coding sequence ATGTCCATTCCCTTTTCTTTCTCCCTTCCCCCAGAGCTTTCAGCCAAAGAACCACCAGAACGGCGAGGCATTGCCCGCGACCAAGTACGGTTGATGGTCATAAACCGCGATACATACCAAGTCGAGCACACACGCTTCGACAGCCTAGGTAAATTCCTTCACCCTGGCGATCTGCTTGTCTTCAATACAAGTCGCACCCTTCCAGCTGCACTTGATGGCTGTGAGGCAAAGTCAGAAAGATGTGTGGAGATCCGCCTAGCGCAACATCTTCCTGATAATTCCTGGCTAGCACTGCTTTTGTGCCAAAAAGGTAATCCTTTCTCCTGTGGTTTGCGTGCAGGTATGCAGCTCGACTTTGGGCAGGGGCTAATAGGTAGTGTCTATGACCGCGATCGCAACATTCCCAGGCTCTGGAAGATCCGCTTTTCAAAATCCGGAACTGAGCTGATGGACTTGCTCTATCGTCTTGGACGACCAATTCGATATGAGTATGTTTCAGCACCTTGGGATTTGGACTACTACCAGACTGTCTACGCCAAGGAACCAGGTTCAGCAGAGATGCCTTCAGCTGGGCGTGCCTTCACCTGGAAACTGCTGTTCGACCTAAAGCGCCAGGGTGTTGAAACCGCGTACATAGTGCTTCATACTGGTCTTTCCTCGTATATGGATGATGAGCTTGATGCACAACATCCTGCTTCGGAGGAGGAATACTTCGTCAGTGAGACCGCAGCTCAGAAGATTAACCGTACACATCAACAAGGTGGACGAGTAATTGCTGTGGGAACCACGGTAGTACGGACATTGGAATCAGTAGGGGATGGGGCTGGGAAGGTTGATACAGGGCATGGCTACACCCGATTACACATTACGTCTAACCATAAGCTCAAGATTGTGGATGGGTTGCTGACTGGCTTGCACGAGCCAGAAGCTAGCCACCTTGACCTGCTTACCGCCTTCCTACCAGCTGAAAAGATTCAATCAGCTTACTTAGAAGCCGTGCAGCAACGTTATCTTTGGCATGAGTTCGGAGATTTAAATTTGATTTTGTAA
- a CDS encoding GNAT family N-acetyltransferase — protein sequence MIVAETPRLILRQLTLDDLDDLAKIYADPVVMKFYPSTRTYEETKQQVERIIGAYKQRGFGLWATIHKADRKFIGRCGLIPQLVDEQQEIEIGYLLAKEYWRRGLATEAACANRDYGFEQLGFSRLISLIDPGNIASQKVAMKVGLTYEKDATMWGKTVRVYAIHKQEIP from the coding sequence ATGATTGTGGCAGAAACACCCCGTCTCATTCTCCGACAACTAACGCTGGATGACTTAGACGACTTGGCGAAAATTTATGCCGATCCGGTTGTAATGAAGTTCTACCCCAGCACACGGACTTACGAAGAGACAAAGCAACAGGTTGAAAGAATAATTGGCGCTTACAAGCAACGTGGCTTTGGTCTGTGGGCAACAATTCACAAAGCCGATCGCAAGTTCATTGGTCGATGTGGACTGATTCCTCAGCTAGTGGATGAACAGCAAGAAATCGAGATTGGTTACCTGCTTGCTAAGGAATATTGGAGGCGAGGACTGGCAACAGAAGCAGCCTGCGCCAACCGGGATTATGGTTTTGAGCAACTAGGCTTTAGTCGCTTAATCTCACTAATTGATCCAGGGAACATAGCCTCTCAGAAGGTCGCAATGAAAGTCGGCTTGACCTACGAAAAAGACGCAACGATGTGGGGAAAGACAGTTCGGGTCTACGCAATTCACAAACAAGAAATTCCGTAA
- a CDS encoding SDR family oxidoreductase, translated as MNRLQEKYVLITGASQGLGRQLAIEFAREGAAGIAIAARRVECLNEVRDRIHEVAPETRVLAIVADLTKQEDIERVVATTLSEFKGQLDVLVNNASTIGPSPMPFLLDYPLEDFRNVISTNLIAPFLLIKKVLPAMIENGGSIINVTSDAGVNGYPGWGAYGISKFGIEGMSQTWAAELEDSGVRVNWVDPGDMNTAMHRAAEPDEDPNQWANPADVTEVFIYLASDESHNVNGRRFQAQEENWGQEEVQLLASVATQ; from the coding sequence ATGAACAGACTGCAAGAAAAGTACGTTTTAATTACTGGGGCATCGCAGGGACTGGGACGCCAACTGGCAATCGAGTTCGCTCGCGAAGGAGCAGCAGGGATAGCGATCGCAGCGCGTCGGGTGGAGTGTTTAAATGAAGTACGCGATCGCATCCATGAAGTCGCACCTGAAACACGAGTTTTAGCGATCGTTGCCGATTTGACCAAACAGGAAGATATCGAGCGCGTAGTTGCTACAACCCTCAGTGAATTCAAAGGACAACTCGATGTATTAGTTAACAATGCCTCGACGATTGGTCCTTCTCCAATGCCTTTTTTGCTAGATTATCCGCTTGAAGATTTCCGTAATGTTATTAGTACAAATTTGATTGCACCATTTCTGCTGATCAAGAAGGTACTGCCCGCAATGATCGAGAATGGTGGCTCCATTATTAACGTTACCAGCGATGCGGGAGTAAACGGTTATCCTGGTTGGGGAGCATATGGCATCTCCAAATTTGGTATTGAAGGGATGTCGCAGACATGGGCAGCAGAACTGGAAGACAGCGGTGTTCGAGTGAATTGGGTTGATCCTGGTGATATGAATACTGCTATGCACCGTGCTGCGGAGCCTGATGAAGATCCGAATCAGTGGGCTAATCCGGCGGATGTTACCGAAGTTTTCATCTACCTAGCCTCAGATGAATCACACAACGTAAATGGGCGAAGATTTCAGGCTCAGGAGGAAAACTGGGGTCAGGAAGAAGTACAATTGCTTGCTTCAGTAGCAACCCAATAA
- a CDS encoding acyl-CoA dehydrogenase: MNNFLHPVIVASPLIFLLLLLGYLGVPLWMWSLYFAAVLTVGKAPIWVWVLFGMIAVVLNVPKLRRSLVTSPILHGIKALNLLPQISDTERAAIEAGTVWVDGEFFSGKPDFQRINSEPYPQITPELQAFLDGPVEQVCRMASDWEIYCRKDLPPEVWDYLKQERFFGMIIPKEYGGLGFSNFAYSAVMMKLASRSFTHTATVGVTNSLGPAKLLLRYGTSAQKDYYLPRLARGEEIPCFALTEPHAGSDASSITSTGVVFKGEDGKLYLRLNFQKRYITLGAIATLIGLAFRLRDPENLLGKGEDLGITCALIPANTAGIGLGRRHDPMGVPFYNSPIEAHDVVVSIDQMIGGVEQAGQGWKMLMQTLAAGRGVSFPATCTGIAKLVARVTGAYTTVRQQFGLSIGRFEGIEEPLARIGGLTYLMDAARVYTCGAVDKGEQPAVISAIAKYNLTELSRQIINDGMDILGGAGICRGPKNLLANIYTATPISITVEGANILTRTLMIFGQGAIRCHPYIYAEISALHNSDVFAFDRVFWNHIGLMVRNGFRAVLLSVSRGYFARAPVNGPTARYYRKLEWASATFAFLADFALLSFGGTLKRREKLTGRFADILSWMYLGTATLRRFEAEGCTEDLPFVHWAMQYTFAQIQQAVEGIFNNLPVPILGILFRGPVAWWWRLNSIGSLPTDQLGSQVARSLQTLGLQRDRLSAGIYIPADLNEALGRLEYAFLLSSQAEPVLKTIKAASRAGMLPEKPERLIAAALEAKLISQEEAELVGEAQTARNDAIQVDTFTLLEYQQGGQSRPAILKQPALSS, from the coding sequence ATGAACAACTTCCTCCACCCGGTAATTGTGGCTTCTCCACTGATTTTCTTATTACTTTTGCTGGGTTATTTGGGTGTTCCGTTGTGGATGTGGTCGCTCTATTTCGCGGCGGTGCTGACAGTGGGGAAGGCACCGATTTGGGTTTGGGTGCTATTTGGCATGATTGCTGTGGTTTTGAATGTCCCAAAGCTAAGGCGATCGCTCGTCACCTCCCCGATACTTCACGGCATCAAAGCCCTCAACCTATTACCGCAGATTTCTGATACCGAACGGGCGGCAATCGAAGCTGGAACCGTTTGGGTGGATGGCGAGTTCTTTTCCGGTAAACCCGACTTCCAACGAATCAATAGCGAACCCTATCCCCAAATTACGCCGGAACTCCAGGCGTTTCTCGATGGACCTGTTGAGCAGGTGTGTCGGATGGCAAGCGATTGGGAAATTTACTGCCGCAAGGACTTACCACCTGAAGTGTGGGACTATCTCAAACAAGAACGCTTCTTTGGCATGATAATTCCCAAAGAGTACGGCGGTTTGGGCTTTTCCAACTTTGCCTACAGTGCCGTGATGATGAAGTTAGCGTCGCGCTCCTTTACCCATACTGCAACAGTTGGCGTGACGAACTCCCTCGGTCCGGCGAAGCTTCTGCTCCGTTATGGAACCTCAGCTCAGAAGGACTATTACCTCCCAAGATTGGCGCGGGGAGAGGAAATTCCCTGTTTTGCACTAACTGAACCACATGCTGGCTCGGATGCATCAAGTATCACGTCCACTGGGGTAGTGTTTAAGGGTGAGGATGGCAAGCTTTACCTGCGCTTGAACTTCCAAAAACGCTACATTACCCTTGGTGCGATCGCGACTCTGATCGGACTAGCTTTCAGACTGCGAGATCCAGAAAATCTTTTAGGCAAGGGGGAAGATCTAGGTATTACCTGTGCCTTAATTCCTGCTAATACAGCGGGTATCGGTTTGGGACGGCGACATGACCCGATGGGAGTTCCCTTTTACAATTCCCCGATCGAGGCACATGATGTCGTTGTCTCCATCGACCAGATGATTGGGGGAGTGGAGCAGGCTGGTCAAGGATGGAAAATGCTGATGCAGACTCTCGCTGCTGGTCGGGGCGTCAGCTTTCCAGCCACCTGTACAGGGATTGCTAAGCTGGTGGCACGAGTTACAGGAGCCTACACCACAGTGCGGCAGCAGTTTGGGCTATCGATTGGTCGCTTTGAAGGCATTGAGGAACCCCTGGCTCGGATTGGAGGACTTACGTATCTCATGGACGCTGCCCGCGTCTACACCTGCGGTGCGGTAGACAAAGGCGAGCAGCCTGCAGTGATTTCTGCGATCGCCAAGTACAACCTGACGGAACTCTCCCGCCAAATTATCAATGATGGCATGGACATTCTCGGCGGAGCTGGCATCTGTCGGGGCCCCAAAAACCTGTTGGCAAACATCTACACTGCCACTCCTATCTCTATTACCGTCGAAGGGGCAAATATCCTTACCCGCACGCTGATGATCTTCGGACAGGGAGCAATTCGCTGTCATCCCTACATCTATGCAGAAATTTCTGCCCTGCACAATTCAGATGTCTTCGCCTTTGATCGCGTTTTCTGGAATCACATTGGTTTGATGGTGCGTAACGGTTTCCGCGCCGTGCTGCTGAGTGTTTCTCGTGGCTATTTCGCTCGTGCTCCCGTCAACGGACCCACCGCTAGATACTACCGCAAACTGGAATGGGCATCTGCTACTTTTGCCTTCCTGGCTGATTTCGCTCTGCTCTCCTTTGGTGGCACGCTGAAGCGACGGGAAAAGCTGACCGGACGGTTTGCCGATATTCTCTCCTGGATGTATCTGGGGACGGCAACCCTACGTCGATTTGAGGCAGAAGGTTGCACGGAAGACCTGCCTTTTGTGCACTGGGCGATGCAATATACCTTCGCTCAGATTCAGCAAGCAGTTGAGGGGATTTTCAACAATCTGCCGGTGCCAATTCTCGGGATTTTGTTCCGAGGACCAGTAGCGTGGTGGTGGCGGCTGAATTCCATTGGTAGCCTACCTACTGACCAACTCGGCAGCCAAGTTGCCCGTAGTCTTCAGACACTGGGACTACAGCGGGATAGACTCTCCGCAGGCATCTACATTCCCGCCGATCTCAACGAAGCCTTAGGACGCTTGGAATACGCTTTTCTCCTGTCATCTCAAGCTGAGCCAGTTCTCAAAACCATCAAAGCTGCCAGCCGTGCGGGTATGCTGCCGGAAAAACCGGAACGGCTGATTGCAGCAGCACTGGAAGCCAAGCTGATTAGCCAAGAAGAAGCAGAGCTAGTTGGTGAGGCACAGACTGCTCGCAATGATGCCATTCAGGTAGATACGTTTACGCTCTTAGAGTATCAGCAAGGGGGACAATCGAGACCTGCGATATTAAAACAGCCAGCTTTGTCAAGTTAA
- the hemJ gene encoding protoporphyrinogen oxidase HemJ, producing MAYFWFKAFHLIGIVVWFAGLFYLVRLFIYHVEANEKPEPARTILKDQYQLMEKRLYSIITTPGMLVTVAMAIGLVTTEPDVLKQGWLHVKLLFVAVLLAYHHYCARLMKKLAKDECGWSSQQLRALNEAPTLLLVAIVLLAVFKNSLPTDITAWVILAMIIAMAATIQLYARKRRLDKEKLSQVPQE from the coding sequence GCATTTCACCTGATCGGCATTGTCGTCTGGTTTGCTGGATTATTCTACCTAGTGCGTCTGTTTATTTATCACGTTGAGGCAAATGAAAAGCCAGAACCAGCCCGGACGATTCTTAAGGATCAGTACCAGTTGATGGAAAAACGGCTGTACAGCATTATTACTACACCAGGGATGTTGGTGACGGTAGCAATGGCAATTGGTTTAGTGACTACTGAACCTGATGTTCTTAAACAAGGTTGGTTGCATGTCAAATTACTATTTGTTGCCGTTTTGCTTGCCTATCATCATTACTGTGCTCGTCTGATGAAAAAGCTGGCAAAAGATGAATGTGGTTGGAGTAGTCAGCAGTTGCGTGCCTTAAATGAAGCGCCCACCTTACTTTTAGTCGCAATTGTCTTGTTGGCTGTATTTAAGAACAGTCTACCTACAGACATCACCGCTTGGGTGATTTTAGCCATGATTATTGCGATGGCAGCAACTATTCAGCTTTATGCTAGAAAACGCAGACTAGATAAAGAAAAGCTCTCGCAAGTGCCGCAGGAGTAA